In a genomic window of Siniperca chuatsi isolate FFG_IHB_CAS linkage group LG1, ASM2008510v1, whole genome shotgun sequence:
- the lrp3 gene encoding low-density lipoprotein receptor-related protein 3: protein MGLTELLLGLLWLRSALLCAAGCSERVEVHTERRGVIYSPSWPLNYPPGVNCSWHIQGGQGEVITISFRNFDVAESGSCLRDWLLLTPTWNGESRLCGSVLPPPFVSTRGRVWLYFHSHANSSGQAQGFRLSYIRGHLGQSSCQSDEFLCGNGKCLPRSWKCNGQDECGDATDERSCSPPPTEAQPGPCPFGSLPCTEAQSTRCLPAALRCNGARDCPDGTDELGCPDTTCGKRLGNFYGSFASPDFFRANRSAVAELRCSWLLDTQDPKPIVLQLDLQLGPRDSLHVYDGLLQRAEHLLQVLSHHNNRRPALLESSRGQMSVLYMAQPHSPGHGFNATYQVKGYCFPGEHPCGSDQGCYSERQRCDGYWHCPSGRDEETCPTCPDGEFPCEGGTGVCYPASERCNNQKRCPDGSDEKNCYDCQPGNFHCGTNLCIFETWRCDGQEDCLDGSDERDCLAAVPRKVITAALIGSLVCSLLLVIALGCALKLHSLRSREYRAFETQMTRMEAEFVQREAPPSYGQLIAQGLIPPVEDFPVYNPTQASMLQNLRLAMRRQIRRHSTRRSTSSSRRRLGHLWSRLFHSGGRTRGHVPLLDPPGPTQITLGLHSYRTVGVQGPQARARSGAGLGDEVDVEGTPGSCCSAAMDLQAWTPESPASPLSLQSVDSPEDEDLSPVCRESSRAPQSEPPTPVRRDSPAHSGPPPTPQEAPVPSCHPRASRKLVLELAVNLKGVSLRRYSPLGPLSPISPPVFPSSSQTSTTYPPSQGLEVTSPSEPSSSSVKAEDSDSHFTVEVPSREIRSRDERRREGKSRLCRFSRTFSDEGGD, encoded by the exons ATGGGACTGACGGAGCTGCTTCTCGGACTGCTGTGGCTCCGCTCCGCTCTGCTCTGTGCAG CAGGCTGCAGTGAGCGAGTGGAGGTCCATACAGAGCGGAGGGGTGTGATCTACAGTCCCTCCTGGCCTTTAAACTACCCCCCTGGAGTCAACTGCAGCTGGCATATCCAGGGAGGTCAGGGAGAGGTCATTACCATCAG TTTCCGTAACTTCGACGTGGCTGAGTCAGGAAGTTGTTTGCGAGACTGGCTTCTGCTGACTCCTACGTGGAACGGGGAATCCAGGCTGTGTGGCTCCGTGCTGCCTCCTCCCTTCGTCTCCACCAGGGGGCGTGTTTGGCTCTATTTCCACTCTCATGCCAACAGCTCCGGGCAAGCCCAGGGCTTCCGGCTCTCCTACATCAGAG GTCACCTGGGTCAGAGCAGCTGTCAGTCAGATGAATTCCTGTGTGGGAATGGGAAGTGTCTTCCTCGCTCCTGGAAGTGCAACGGTCAGGATGAATGTGGGGATGCCACCGACGAACGCAGCTGCTCCCCCCCTCCCACTGAGGCCCAGCCTGGCCCCTGCCCCTTCGGCTCCCTCCCGTGCACCGAGGCCCAGTCCACCCGCTGTCTGCCTGCCGCCCTGCGCTGCAACGGGGCCCGTGACTGTCCTGACGGCACAGACGAGCTGGGTTGCCCCGACACTACCTGTGGCAAACGTCTGGGGAACTTCTACGGCTCCTTTGCTTCCCCCGATTTTTTTCGGGCTAACAGGAGCGCCGTGGCGGAGCTGAGGTGTTCCTGGTTGCTGGACACCCAGGACCCCAAGCCCATCGTGCTGCAGCTGGACCTGCAGCTGGGGCCCAGAGACTCGCTGCATGTCTACGATGGCCTGTTGCAGCGGGCAGAGCACCTCTTACAGGTGTTGTCGCATCATAACAACAGGCGCCCGGCACTGCTGGAGTCGAGTCGGGGACAGATGAGTGTTTTGTACATGGCCCAGCCTCACAGCCCCGGACATGGCTTCAATGCCACATATCAG GTAAAAGGTTACTGTTTTCCCGGCGAGCATCCCTGTGGCAGTGATCAGGGCTGCTACTCTGAACGCCAACGCTGCGACGGCTACTGGCACTGCCCCTCTGGCCGCGACGAGGAGACCTGTCCGACGTGCCCGGACGGGGAGTTCCCCTGCGAGGGCGGTACTGGTGTGTGCTACCCAGCCTCTGAGCGCTGCAACAACCAGAAGAGGTGCCCGGATGGCTCGGACGAGAAGAACTGCTATGACTGCCAACCTGGAAACTTCCACTGTGGGACTAACCTGTGCATCTTTGAGACGTGGCGGTGTGACGGCCAGGAGGACTGCTTAGACGGGAGCGATGAGAGGGACTGTCTGGCAGCCGTGCCCAGGAAAGTGATCACGGCCGCCCTGATCGGCAGCCTGGTCTGCAGTCTCCTGCTAGTCATTGCCCTCGGCTGTGCCCTCAAACTCCACTCCCTCAGGAGCAGAGAGTACAG AGCTTTTGAGACTCAGATGACTCGCATGGAGGCCGAGTTTGTTCAGAGAGAGGCTCCCCCGTCGTACGGTCAGTTAATCGCCCAGGGTCtcatccctccagtggaggattTCCCAGTGTACAACCCCACCCAG gCCTCCATGTTACAGAACCTGCGGTTGGCGATGCGCAGACAGATCAGACGTCACTCAACGCGgcgctccacctcctcctctcgtcGGCGTCTCGGCCATCTGTGGAGTCGCCTGTTCCACAGTGGAGGGCGAACCAGAGGCCACGTCCCCCTGCTCGACCCCCCTGGACCCACACAGATCACACTGGGGCTCCACAGCTACCGAACTGTGGGTGTGCAGGGGCCCCAGGCAAGGGCCAGGTCTGGAGCTGGGCTCGGGGATGAGGTTGATGTAGAGGGTACGCCGGGCTCCTGCTGCTCAGCCGCCATGGACCTGCAGGCCTGGACCCCGGAGAGCCCTGCGTCACCTCTCTCCTTGCAGTCAGTGGACAGTCCAGAAGATGAGGATCTGTCACCTGTCTGCAGGGAAAGCAGCAGAGCTCCTCAGTCTGAGCCCCCCACCCCTGTTCGGAGGGACTCTCCAGCCCACAGCGGACCCCCTCCCACACCCCAGGAAGCCCCTGTACCCTCGTGCCACCCCCGGGCATCTAGGAAACTGGTTCTGGAGCTCGCTGTTAACCTAAAGGGTGTTTCCTTGAGACGTTACTCCCCCTTGGGGCCCTTATCCCCTATCTCACCCCCTGTGTTTCCCAGCAGCTCCCAGACATCCACAACATACCCTCCCTCCCAGGGGCTGGAGGTGACTTCACCTTCTGAGCCCTCGTCTTCTTCTGTGAAAGCAGAGGACAGTGACAGCCATTTTACTGTGGAAGTGCCAAGCAGGGAAATAAGAAGcagggatgagaggaggagggagggcaaGAGCAGACTCTGCAGGTTCAGCAGGACCTTCAGTGATGAGGGAGGGGATTGA
- the dnaja2a gene encoding dnaJ homolog subfamily A member 2a, translated as MATVVDTKLYDILGVSPSATENELKKAYRKLAKEYHPDKNPNAGDKFKEISFAYEVLTNPEKKELYDRYGEQGLREGGGGGPGMDDIFSHIFGGGLFGFMGGQGSRSRNGGRRRGEDMVHPLKVSLDDLYNGKTTKLQLSKNVLCSTCNGQGGKTGAVQKCTTCRGRGMRIMIRQLAPGMVQQMQSVCTDCNGEGEVISEKDRCKKCEGKKVVKEVKILEVHVDKGMKHGQKITFGGEADQAPGIEPGDIVLVLQEKDNETFRRDGNDLFMNHKIGLVEALCGFQFMLKHLDGRQIVVKYPAGKVIEPGSVRVVRGEGMPQYRNPFEKGDLYVKFDVQFPDNNWISPEKLVELEDMLPSRSEPPIITGDTEEVDLQDYDVSQSSTSGSRREAYNDSSDEEGGHHGPGVQCAHQ; from the exons ATGGCGACTGTTGTCGATACAAAACTATACGACATTCTCGGAGTGTCTCCATCCGCAACTGAAAATGAGTTGAAAAAG GCATACCGGAAACTGGCAAAAGAATACCACCCTGACAAGAACCCAAATGCTGGTGACAAG TTCAAAGAAATCAGTTTTGCCTATGAAGTGCTGACCAACCCTGAAAAGAAGGAACTTTATGACCGCTATGGAGAACAAGGCTTGCGGGAAGGAGGTGGGGGTGGCCCAGGGATGGACGATATCTTCTCCCACATCTTTGGCGGTGGACTCTTTGGATTCATGGGTGGCCAGGGGAGTCGCTCCAGGAATGGAGGtcggaggagaggagaggacatggTCCATCCACTCAA GGTGTCACTGGATGACCTTTACAATGGAAAAACAACTAAACTACAACTTAGCAAGAATGTACTGTGTAGCACTTGTAATGG GCAGGGGGGCAAGACGGGCGctgtacaaaaatgtacaacATGTAGGGGGCGTGGAATGCGCATCATGATCAGACAGCTGGCCCCAGGCATGGTCCAACAGATGCAGTCTGTGTGCACTGATTGTAATGGAGAAG GTGAAGTTATCAGTGAGAAAGACCGCTGTAAAAAATGTGAGGGCAAGAAAGTCGTGAAGGAGGTGAAGATTCTGGAGGTACACGTGGACAAAGGCATGAAGCACGGCCAGAAAATTACCTTTGGAGGGGAGGCTGACCAGGCACCTGGCATCGAGCCTGGGGATATAGTCCTTGTCCTGCAGGAGAAAGATAATGAG ACATTCAGGCGAGATGGCAATGACCTGTTCATGAACCACAAGATTGGGTTGGTGGAGGCGCTGTGCGGCTTCCAATTTATGCTGAAACACTTAGACGGGAGACAGATCGTTGTGAAGTACCCTGCTGGCAAAGTCATTGAACCAG GCTCAGTCCGTGTGGTGCGAGGAGAGGGCATGCCGCAGTACCGAAACCCTTTCGAGAAGGGAGATCTGTATGTAAAGTTTGATGTCCAGTTCCCCGACAACAACTGGATCAGCCCTGAGAAACTTGTG GAGCTGGAGGACATGCTGCCCTCGCGGTCAGAGCCGCCCATCATCACCGGAGACACGGAGGAGGTTGACCTGCAGGATTATGACGTCAGCCAGAGCTCGACATCGGGTAGCCGCAGAGAGGCCTACAACGACAGCTCCGACGAAGAGGGGGGCCACCATGGGCCAGGGGTACAGTGTGCACACCAGTAG